Part of the Labilibaculum antarcticum genome, AAAATGCTAAATATGAGCATTATTAACGTGAGTATGATGTTGTTGACACCAATTTTACGGATCAGCTTATTCTTCTCCAGTTTCTTGGTGAATTCCAGAAAGGAGTAGATGCCAATATCGATTGACTTACTTGCATTCATGATCCAGAATGCACCACCAATTACCAGAATAAACATGATGATATCTGCTTTATCAACAAAACCTTTAAAGAAAGAAGAGAAGATCTCCCAGGATTGACCTTGGCTTTCGATTTGTTGATAGGTACCTTGTACGATAACTTCCCGATCGGTACCATTTACATTTACGGTGGTTCGTTCGAACTCTCCTCCTGGAATTACCCAGGTAAGAATAGCTGAGAGAACCACTATTGCAAATACAATAACATAAGTATGCGGTATCTTTTTAAACATGTAATGCGATTTAGTAATTAGTTTGTTAGTTGGTGTAAAAATGAATGTGTAAAAATAGAAAAATAAGAAGAGAATGGAAGCCTTGAATTTATTTTAAAAAGGCACATCGAAAAGGTTTGCAATTTGCTCTTTTTTCTCTAATATTTGCATTAGGGTTTCCCAATTTGTTCGCTCGTGAAAAACAGACGATTAACAGGTAGGAATACCATCGTGAAACAGTGCGTTATGGTCCCGATAGCTATCGGGAGAAACGAATACCCCGAAGTTGCGTCGGATTTTTGAGGGGAGCAACGAGGAGTAGCAGTGAAAAGCCTGACCCGACCCAAGGAGGGAAACGCCCTAATCATAGAAAAAGTTTTGAATGAATCTATCTCACATCAAATATTGATATTATGAAGTTGTTAATAAGTAATATAAAAACATTGGTTCAGGTTGATGAAGCGCCCCGAAAATGGGTAGCAGGAACCGACATGGCAAATTTGAATTGCATTGATGATGCCTACTTGCTGATTGAAGGTGAGAAAATAACTGATTTTGGTAAAATGGAAGACATGCCTGACTTTGATGAAAAGGAAGGTTTTGATTTTGTTGAGGAATATGATGCAACTGGAAGAATGGTTTTTCCGAGTTTCTGCGATTCGCATACTCATTTGGTGTATGCCGGAAGTCGGGAAATAGAATATACCGATAAAATTAAAGGTTTATCGTACGAGGAGATTGCAAAGCGTGGCGGTGGAATTTTGAATTCGGCAAAACGCATGCACGAAGCAACGGAAGAGGAGTTGTATGAATCGGCCATGGAGCGAATTCAAGAGATTATTGGTTTGGGAACTGGAGCTGTCGAAATTAAAAGCGGTTATGGTTTAACCGTTGCCGATGAGTTGAAAATGCTTCGTGTAATTAAGCGCTTAAAGAAAAATACGCCACTGACTATTAAATCGACCTTTTTGGGTGCACATGCCGTTCCTGCTGAATACATCGGCAGACAAGGAGAATATGTAGACATGGTGATTAATGAAATGATACCCATGGTTGCTGCCGAAGATTTGGCCGATTATATTGATGTGTTTTGCGACAAGGGATTCTTTACGGTTGAAGAGACCGATCGGATTTTATTGGCTGGAATGAAATACGGCATGCGGGCTAAAATTCATGCTAACGAGCTGGATTATTCAGGGGGAGTGCAGGTAGGAGTGAAGTACAATGCGCTTTCGGTTGATCATTTAGAGTTTGTTGGCGATGCTGAAATTGAAGCTTTGAAAGGATCGGAGACCATGCCTACAGTATTGCCTGGCGCGGCTTTCTTTTTAAACATGGTTTGTTCGCCGGTGCGCAAAATGATGGATGCAGGATTACCGGTTGCTTTGGCATCCGATTTTAATCCGGGATCGTCGCCATCGGGAAATATGAAATTTATTATGTCGCTGGCATGTATCAATTATAAAATGTTGCCACAGGAGGCTATTAATGCCACTACCCTTAATTCGGCTTACGCCATGGGTGTTGAAGAGGAATTGGGAAGCATTGCCAAAGGAAAAATTGCCAATGTTTACATCACCAAAGAAATTCCTTCGGTAGAGTACATGCCATATGCCTACGGAAGCAACCTGATTGATGTAGTGATTTTGCGCGGGAAGGTGTTGTAAGAATAGACGTGAGATATTAGATTCGAGACATGAAATAAACAATCTCAATTTCTATATAACAGATTTAAATATAAACACCTCACCCTAAGCCTCTCCTGAAGGAGAGGGAATTGAGCTGCAAACTGGCTCAAATGCAAAAATGGAGAAAAACTCCCCTTCTCCTTTAGGAGAAGGGGCCGGGGGATGAGGTGATAAGAATAAAAGGGAAGTAGAGGTAAAACACCTCACCCTAACCCTCTCCTGAAGGAGAGGGAACAGAGCAGTAAACCAGCTTGAATGCAAAAATGGAGAAAAGCTCCCTTTCGCCTATAGGAGAAGGGGTTGGGGGATGAGGTAAAGAGAGAAGGAGTAGGGGGTTTTGATTCTTTTTCAATAGAATACAAATAAAAACTTAGTGCACTTAGTGAAGTACTTTGTGCTCTTTGTGGTTAAATAAAATACAAACAAATACTTAAAATACGATCAGGTAGCTATCTACTTGATTTAACAATCACACAACAATGAAAAAATTAATCGAATGTGTTCCTAATTTTTCTGAAGGGAACGACATGAATATCATTAAGCAGATTACCCATGAAATTGAATCTGTAGAAGGCGTACGTTTAATCGACGTTGATCCTGGAAAAGCAACCAACCGTACCGTAGTTACTATGGTGGGCACGCCCGATGAGGTTTGCGAAGCAGCCTTTCGTGCTGTAAAAAAAGCAGCAGAGTTAATCGACATGAGCAAGCACTCAGGTGCACATCCACGTTTTGGAGCCACCGATGTTTGTCCCTTGGTGCCGGTTGCCAACATTACAATGGAAGAGACCATTGAGTATGCACACAAATTGGCGAAACGCATTGGCGAAGAAGCAGGTGTTCCTGTTTATTGCTACGAAAGTGCAGCACGCACACCTGAGCGTAAAAATTTGGCGGTTTGTCGTGCCGGCGAGTACGAAGCCGTTAAAGACAGAATAGGAACAGAGCAGTGGAAACCAGATTTTGGACCTGCTGAATTTACACCTGCCGTTGCCAAAAGCGGGGTGACTGCTGTTGGAGCACGTAATTTCTTAATTGCCTACAACTTCAACTTAAATACCACCTCAACCCGTCGTGCCAATGCCATCGCATTCGATGTTCGTGAGCGTGGCCGCACCTTGCGAGAAGGAAATCCGGCAACGGGGAAAATTGTTACCGACGAAAAAGGAAATCCGGTAATGATTCCTGGAACCCTAAAAGCCACCAAAGCAATTGGATGGTTTATCGAAGAATTTGGCGTTGCTCAAATTTCTATGAACATGACCGATCTCGATGTAACACCTGTTCACAAAGCATTCGATGAGGTTTGCGCCAAAGCTCAGGCTCGTGGTATTCGCGTTACAGGATCCGAGTTGGTGGGTGTTGTGCCATTAAAAGCAATGCTGGATGCCGGTAAGCATTACCTTCGCATGCAGGAACGTTCAACCGGTATTGCCGATCGCGAAATCATAAAAATCGCAGTTAAATCACTCGGGTTGGATGAGTTGTACCCATTCGAAGCCGATAAGAAAATTGTAGAATACATCTTGGAAGATAAAGATCAGAAGAAATTGGTTGACCTGAATCTTACCGATTTTGTGAACGAAACAGCTTCCGAATCCATGGCTCCGGGTGGAGGATCAATTTCTGCCTACATGGGTGCTATGGGTGCCGCTTTGGGATCAATGGTTGCCAACCTATCGGCTCACAAAGCAGGATGGGACGATCGTTGGGAAGAGTTCTCCGATTGGGCCGAAATGGGCAAATCCTACCACACCAAACTAGTTCATTTGGTGGATGAGGATACCAATGCCTTCAATAAAATTATGGATGCAATTCGTTTGCCAAAAGGCACCGATGCTGAGAAAACTGCTCGTGGTGAGGCCATGGAAGAGGCCACCAAATTTGCAACCATGGTTCCTTTTCAAACCATGGAGCTGTGTTTGGGTTCAATGGATGTTGCCAAAGCAATGGCCGAGGTTGGTAATCCTAACTCGGTAACCGATGCCGGTGTTGGCGCATTGGCCGCCCGTTCGGGGGTTTTGGGTGCTTTCATGAATGTGAAAATCAACGCTAAAGATTTGCAGGACAAAGCCTGGGCTGCCGATATCCTAGCCAAAGGGCAGGCAATTGTTGATAAGGCCATTGCTCTCGAAAACGAGATTGTAGCCATGGTTAACGCTAAAATCTAATTCGTATCAATGATATTTTATTTAGACCTGTCAGGTTTCCAAAACCTGACAGGTCTTTTTTATTGCCTTTCCCGGTCACGCCATGGCATGACCCTACGCATTTCATTACACATTCTTAATTACCAATTCTCAATTATTTGTGGGGTTTCCTTCGTGTCATGTATTTTCCCGGTCACGCCATTGCATTACCCTACGCATTTCATTACCCATTATTAATTACCAATTCTTAATTATTGGGGGGTTACCCTTCGGGTCAGGCTTTCCGTTGCAACTCCTCGGATAGCCTTCGTGCCTCAGGCAAACCTGCGGGGTTTTCACTATAATCCTTAACCCACCGATGCGGGCATTGTACAATTAATCAACCGATATTCATCATGTCGCCAATTCCTTGGGGCGTTGCCCCAAGCTCCGATGTGTCAGGCCTTCAGCCTGAAATTTTTGCTCCTGCATATAGAACCGTCATGCTCTGACTATAAGCAAGCTGTAAATGTCAGGGTATGACTATTTAATAAAACATTGATCCCGAATAATCGGGAACAAAAAGTGAGACCATCAAGGCAAAGCTACTTTTTATATATAGCCTTGTCTTTGCGAAGGAGCCCCAGCGACTGACGCAATCTCTCCATAGAAGAGAATCTGCGATACTGCATGTTCCGTTCATTTATCATGAGATTGCCACGTCCTCATTCTTCGTCCTCGCAATGACAGCCTTAAAGTGTATGTTCTTCTTTTGTCTTAAGTCATCTCCTTTAAAATGCTAAGTTCTATGAAAGCTTTTACTCTCATGTTTTGTAGTTTTTGCTTTTAGCTGAAAGGAACGCGATACTACCGAAACGAAGTGGAGATCAGCGAAGCTAATCGCGCACCAGCAGGGGGGGGGCCACTGCAATCCTTAACCCATGTTGTATAGATGTCTGTTTATAATTTATTATATGTTCTTTCCTGTAAGAGATGTTTTATTAAATTTACTTGTCTAAAATTAAACTAGTCAGAAATGGAAAATGTAACTATTGAATTGGTAATATCATTATTTGCTTTAATTGCTGCTTTTTATTCAATATACAGGAATAATAGGAACAATAAACTACAAATAAAAGTGTCAAAACTGGAAGAATTATTTGAGGTAATTAAATCTTTAGGAGGCTCATATTATCTAATGGCTGGAACAACTTATCAAACGAAAGCTTATCAAAATCCTCAGGATAAGACAATCAATTCGTTGAAAGAATATTGGATGGAAAGAGATGAATTATTACCAAGGGAAGAGCGAGATAAAATAGTAAAATATGTATCACGGTTGGATGTGTTAACTGAATGTTATACTCGTGGTAAATTAAATAAGAAAATTAGAAGTTACCACGAAATGTTAGTTGCTATATCAAATTATACTTTTAATGGTGGAGACATTATTTATGAATCAAAATTTGGTGCTGATTTTGTAGAGACTGAGAAATATAGATCTGATACAAAAGAAATTTTAGATGAAATCATTAAGGAAATTAAAGTTTGAGTGAGTTAAGAGGATATTTAAAACTATAAATATGGAAGTGAATAAATTTGAATGTACCTATCGCACAGGTAGACAAAATGGATCAATTGTATTTGAGGTGATTCCTGATGAGGAAAGACCAGTCCCTGAATCTTTATTTAAGCTTTATGAATTAAATAAATTTTCAGTCGATGCATTATGTAAGAGTTATTTTTATGCAGCCCATCCTTGTCAGCTTAATGATTATTTTGATTGCCACGAAAAACTATTAGAGTTTGATGACCAATTAATAATAAACTTTCTTGGAAATGGAGGCTTTCATGAAAATATTCAAGATTTAATTAAAAATGACCCTAAAAGGGCACAAAAGATAACAAGGGAAACTTTTCGAGAAGTCTTTTTTAAGAAGATAGGAGTCGTAAGTTTAACTGAAAACCCTTTTAATTTGTTAATGTGGTCATACTATACCAATCACAAAGGATTTCAAGTGCAATATGACCATGGTAAATTCTCGTTTAATAATCATGGTCCATTTGCTATAAATTATCGTGAAAATTTAGAAATAATAAGAATGTCGCCAAGTAATGTTGAATTAGGAGTTCTTATGCAGACAAATTTAAAACATAAGGTGTGGCAACATGAAAAAGAATGGCGTTTTTTAGCAGAAAAAGAGAATATGGAATCACCAAGTTCTGAAGTTATGAGAAATGAAGGAGGTGAGTCAAGGAAATTTCCATATTCTTTTTCTGCAATAAATAGTATTCAATTGGGAATTCGTTTTTTTGATGTGGAAGAAGTTATACCTGAAAATAAATACACTCTAAGAATTTCTTTAAAATTAAAAGATGTATTGAAACGAAAATTCTTATCATTTTTAGCTGAAAATGAGATCAATACTGGAATATCAATATCTCAAGAGCTTAATAAAATTGATTTTAGGTATGGTAGGCTTATGAGGATTGATAAATTGACATTTGTATTTACTGTTTTTGAAGATTTGAATAATCTTCCATTGACATTGCATGAAGCAATAATTAAATTGCTCCAGCACGAAGATAGAGCAATGAACGCTAAAGAAATTGCCGATAAATTAAATCAAAATGGATGGTACCAGAAGAGTGATGGTTCTTTGGTAAAAACTAATCAAATTCATGCTCGAAAAAATAAATATCCTGATCTTTTCAGTGTGGATAATACAGCTAAGCCTCAACTTATTGACTTAGTTTAAAAATATTGACTTGTCATGCTCTGATTATAAGTAAACTGTAAATATCAGGGTATGATTATTTATTTTATTTATTTATTGAGAGTCTCACGAAAAGAGTGAGACCCTCAGAATCAGATGGTGTCAATCCCATTGGGATTGCATGTTTATAGACAAACACCCTATTAATAAGAGTTCGACTCCGAAGGAGTCGTATTCATTTGCAGAATATATATCTATAAACATTAGAATCCTATGGATTCAAAAAGACTTGGATCAACAAGTTCATGCTAAGGTTATGACTGATATTGTATTGATCCTGAATATTCGGGAACAAAAAGGGAGCCCCTCAAGGCACAATTTGTACCATCCTCAGAGTTTCAGAATGCCACATGTCGGTGAAACCTTCCTGCTCATGTCGGGAGGTTTCCACAAGCTTGTGAAAGCTTCCTGCCCACGGCAGGAAGAAAAAAAATGTCTGTGGAACCTCCCTGCCCATAGCGCGAAGCTTTCACAATCTTGTGGTGCATTCCTGCGTTTAAAATGACAGTTCCACAACAGTGTGTAGTGGTTTTACTTGTGTTTGTGATATTATTTGAATTGTGATTAAGAAAAGCAGTTATTGTACTTGCATCAGTATGTGAGTATTTTAAAGGATATTTAAAAATGTCTTGTTTATCTTAAAAAAATGATTAATTTCATAACTCACTTGTTAAATTAAATCATTTTTTATGTTTGAATCTATTCATCTTACAAATTTACGTCACAACGAATTCATCCAGTTCATTATTAATTATCTGGAAATTTTAAGTAAAAACGATCTAACCGCTTTAAAGTTGCAGCCTCAATCAGATAATTTGTCAGCTCTAATTGCATCTATGATTGCCTTGTATAAACCCGACAAGGGAAGTTCAATAACCAAAATTCTTCTTGAAGATGATAACCGACGCGACAAGTCTCTTGTTGGCATCCAGACAGTAATAAATGCCTATACCTACCATTTCGATGCGGAAATCAAGGAATCTGCCGATGTGTTAACTGCATCTTTAAAAAAGTATGGAACGGCAATAACCAAGCAGAATTATCAAGGCGAAACCGCTACTGTTAATTCAATTCTTGATGAATGGAAGAGAGAAAGCGCATTTGTAAATGCGATCAATAAATTAGCTCTTACCGATTGGGTTGTTGAATTAGGTACGGCAAACACACAATTTAATACCGATTATTTGGATCGTGCTAAAGAAGATGCCGAATCACCCGAAATCAAAATAGTTGATTTACGTAAGCAAATCATACAAGCCTACTATGAGCTAAGCAATCGTGTGAATGCATTTGCGACTATTGGCGAAGTAGAAACTTATACAGATATGGTTAAACATAGCAATAGCATCATTGAAAAATACAATGCTGTGATTGTTGCCCGTGCAGCTAAAACAGTTGAGGAGGAGATACCTACTCAGGAGTAAATTAAATGATTGAATTGAATGAAAAACTGCTCCGCTTGGGGTGGTTTTTTTTATTGTGTTAGCCCTTCATGCTGTTATTTTCAAACGTGGGGAATCATGGGGCGATGCCCCATTCTATGATCTATCAGGCCTTCAGCCTGAAATCAATAAAATCTCGCAACTATTTCTGCATTGTCATGCTCTGACTGTAAGTAAGCCGCAAATGTCAGGGTATGACTAGTCTTCATTATCTTATATTATTGAGAGCCTCACAAAAAAAGTGAGACCCTCAAACCCGAAGTAGTGATTTGTCGAAATGGAGGAGGTGGTGTTTAATGCAAGTTCTGAGCCTAACATATTTTTCATAACTTGGTGAAAGTTTTACGAAACAACATATTTAAATGGGACTATTTAATTTCTTTAAAAGAGATAAAATTTCGAAGTATACTGTAGAAGCGTTTGATGCATATAATGAGGAAGAAAGTAGAAATGAAAAATTGAAAAGGGAGAATCGGGAATGGGAGACAGAATTTAAGCATTTATCTGATTCAAGAATAAAAGGATCATGTTTCGAAAAGGAAAATAAATATTTCGAAGCGATAGAAGTTTATTTATCTTCAGTTGAGTATGGCGAAAAATCAAATTTATTATCAATTGCCAATTACGGACACGATATTGAACGTGTTATTATTCTTTATGGCAAATTAAAACAAAAGGTATACCTAAGACAATTTCTGGAAAGAATGATTTCGACCTATCCCGATTGCAGAGAAGCAATTAAATGGGATGCCAGGTTAGCCAAAATTATTCCTGATAATTCGGCTAAGGAGAATACTGAGTTGAACGCACAGGATATAGATAGACCGCTTGCTCAAAACCCGTCATTGGGAGCAAAAATACAAGCGTTTAAAAATGCCTTGCCCGAATTTAATTTTTACTACGATATGCCCGAAGAGATGCATACAATGGAGTATTTAACGGAACGAAACCCTGTTTCTTTTGACAGAATGAGTGAACTAAGAGAATTACGACAGGCTTTTAAGGCTGTAATTGAAAAAGCCAATGTTGCAGAAAAACGAAATGATGTAAAGAGTGCAATTGAAGCTTACGAGAAAATGCTTGTGGAGGAATATGAAGGCAGGGAACCTTATGAGAGACTTATAATTCTGTATCGGAAATTAAAATGGAAAGATGAGGAAATTAGGGTCATTCAACACGCAATATTCTTTTTTGAAAATTTGAGAGATGAGCAGTTGAACTACGTGAGAACTCTTGCAGAAAAATATGGAAAAGAAGACTTTGCTAACGATTATATAGCACAGGGAATGAGAATACAATATTATGGTGGAGCATTTGATTTGTACAACCCATTTCCCGTTATTGCCAAATGGAAAACCCGATTAGAGAAATTGAACTAGGAATATGACAATAAAGCGCAAAATATTATCGAAAGCTATTACGCCGGAACAAAAAGAAATCATAAAGGAACAATTTCCAGATGCTTTTAATAATGGTATCGATCCCAGTAAATTCAATTTGTTACTTGAAACTCAAAAGGAACCTGATATTCTCTATCACTATACCACTATGGGCACTTTGCAATCCATATTGAATAATGTGAAAGAAAAAGGGACTTTAATATTAAGAGGAACCCATGTAGAGTATTTGAATGATGAAACAGAATATGTATTCGCATGTGGGATTCTGGAAGGAATGTTAAAGGATTATGTGAATATAATGGATCCAACAGATAAAAAAGATCTTTTGAAATACATGAATAGTAAGAAGTTTGAATATATTGGATCTCTTATTACGGGTAAGCCGTATGTAACTTCTTTATCTGAAAATCATGATAATTTACCAATGTGGAATACCTATGGCGATAATGGTCGAGGAGTAGCTATAGGTATAAAAAAAGAAACAATTGCTAATTTAAATGCAAGTTGGGTGAAGTGTAGTTATGATAAAGAAAGTTTTAAATCATATATGAGTATGTTTATTAAGGATTTATATGAAAAAATATCTTTTGTTGATGGCTTTACATATGAAGACCCAGATTTTTTATTAGGGATATTATACACTTCTATAAAGCATTTTGCTTATGAATACGAAAATGAGTGGAGGATTGTAAAATGTGCGTCAAATGGCGATGTTAAACATCAAGAAA contains:
- the hutI gene encoding imidazolonepropionase, producing MKLLISNIKTLVQVDEAPRKWVAGTDMANLNCIDDAYLLIEGEKITDFGKMEDMPDFDEKEGFDFVEEYDATGRMVFPSFCDSHTHLVYAGSREIEYTDKIKGLSYEEIAKRGGGILNSAKRMHEATEEELYESAMERIQEIIGLGTGAVEIKSGYGLTVADELKMLRVIKRLKKNTPLTIKSTFLGAHAVPAEYIGRQGEYVDMVINEMIPMVAAEDLADYIDVFCDKGFFTVEETDRILLAGMKYGMRAKIHANELDYSGGVQVGVKYNALSVDHLEFVGDAEIEALKGSETMPTVLPGAAFFLNMVCSPVRKMMDAGLPVALASDFNPGSSPSGNMKFIMSLACINYKMLPQEAINATTLNSAYAMGVEEELGSIAKGKIANVYITKEIPSVEYMPYAYGSNLIDVVILRGKVL
- the ftcD gene encoding glutamate formimidoyltransferase, which encodes MKKLIECVPNFSEGNDMNIIKQITHEIESVEGVRLIDVDPGKATNRTVVTMVGTPDEVCEAAFRAVKKAAELIDMSKHSGAHPRFGATDVCPLVPVANITMEETIEYAHKLAKRIGEEAGVPVYCYESAARTPERKNLAVCRAGEYEAVKDRIGTEQWKPDFGPAEFTPAVAKSGVTAVGARNFLIAYNFNLNTTSTRRANAIAFDVRERGRTLREGNPATGKIVTDEKGNPVMIPGTLKATKAIGWFIEEFGVAQISMNMTDLDVTPVHKAFDEVCAKAQARGIRVTGSELVGVVPLKAMLDAGKHYLRMQERSTGIADREIIKIAVKSLGLDELYPFEADKKIVEYILEDKDQKKLVDLNLTDFVNETASESMAPGGGSISAYMGAMGAALGSMVANLSAHKAGWDDRWEEFSDWAEMGKSYHTKLVHLVDEDTNAFNKIMDAIRLPKGTDAEKTARGEAMEEATKFATMVPFQTMELCLGSMDVAKAMAEVGNPNSVTDAGVGALAARSGVLGAFMNVKINAKDLQDKAWAADILAKGQAIVDKAIALENEIVAMVNAKI
- a CDS encoding DUF2971 domain-containing protein, with product MEVNKFECTYRTGRQNGSIVFEVIPDEERPVPESLFKLYELNKFSVDALCKSYFYAAHPCQLNDYFDCHEKLLEFDDQLIINFLGNGGFHENIQDLIKNDPKRAQKITRETFREVFFKKIGVVSLTENPFNLLMWSYYTNHKGFQVQYDHGKFSFNNHGPFAINYRENLEIIRMSPSNVELGVLMQTNLKHKVWQHEKEWRFLAEKENMESPSSEVMRNEGGESRKFPYSFSAINSIQLGIRFFDVEEVIPENKYTLRISLKLKDVLKRKFLSFLAENEINTGISISQELNKIDFRYGRLMRIDKLTFVFTVFEDLNNLPLTLHEAIIKLLQHEDRAMNAKEIADKLNQNGWYQKSDGSLVKTNQIHARKNKYPDLFSVDNTAKPQLIDLV
- a CDS encoding DUF6261 family protein, with product MFESIHLTNLRHNEFIQFIINYLEILSKNDLTALKLQPQSDNLSALIASMIALYKPDKGSSITKILLEDDNRRDKSLVGIQTVINAYTYHFDAEIKESADVLTASLKKYGTAITKQNYQGETATVNSILDEWKRESAFVNAINKLALTDWVVELGTANTQFNTDYLDRAKEDAESPEIKIVDLRKQIIQAYYELSNRVNAFATIGEVETYTDMVKHSNSIIEKYNAVIVARAAKTVEEEIPTQE
- a CDS encoding DUF2971 domain-containing protein translates to MTIKRKILSKAITPEQKEIIKEQFPDAFNNGIDPSKFNLLLETQKEPDILYHYTTMGTLQSILNNVKEKGTLILRGTHVEYLNDETEYVFACGILEGMLKDYVNIMDPTDKKDLLKYMNSKKFEYIGSLITGKPYVTSLSENHDNLPMWNTYGDNGRGVAIGIKKETIANLNASWVKCSYDKESFKSYMSMFIKDLYEKISFVDGFTYEDPDFLLGILYTSIKHFAYEYENEWRIVKCASNGDVKHQENKGILKPYIDHSFEKEALKEIIIGPCADKELAKKLIECILEKVGYDISDEKNENYVKIRKSEVPFR